In Flavobacteriales bacterium, the sequence TTCTGCTCCTTCTGGGGCGGGCAAAACAACTATCGTTCATCATTTGTTAAAAACGTTTGAAGCGTTAGAGTTTTCAATATCAGCATGCAGTCGTCCTCGAAGACATAATGAAAGAAAAGGTAAAGATTACCATTTTTTGTCTATTGAAGACTTTAAAGCTAAAATTGCAAATGATGAGTTTGTAGAATGGGAAGAGGTATACAAGGATAATTTTTATGGAACGTTAAAGTCGGAAGTAGAACGTATTTGGTCAGAAGGCAAGACGGTTATTTTTGATGTAGACGTAGTAGGAGGACTTAATTTGAAAAAGTATTTTGGAGATAATGCACTAGCCATTTTTGTAAAACCTCCCTCAATTGCTCATCTAGAAAAAAGATTGCGAACTAGAGAAACGGAAACAGAAGCTTCTATTGCAAGAAGAATAGGTAAAGCTGAACAAGAATTGAAGACCGCTCATAGTTTTGATTACGTATTGTTGAACGATAACTTAGAAGTTGCATTTGCTGAGGCTGAAAAAGTTTTGACATCCTTTCTAGAAAAATAAAATATGGCAGATTCTTTTGCGATAGACGTTAATCAATTGCTTTGGGGAGAAAATAAAATGTTTTCAAAGAGAATAGGCCTTTATTTCGGAACGTTTAACCCCATACATGTTGGGCATTTAATTATTGCGAATCACATCGTTAATAATACGCCTTTGGATGAGGTCTGGTTTGTTGTTTCACCACATAATCCTCATAAAAAGAAAGCAAGTCTGTTGGCCGATTATCATCGGTTGAATTTGGTAAAAGAAGCAATAGATGATAACGAAAATTTTAGAGCGTCTGATATAGAGTTTAAGTTGCCACAGCCATCATATACAGCTACAACATTGGCTTATTTACACGAAAAATACCCCAACAAAGAATTTACCTTGATTATGGGGGGGGATAATTTACGTTCGCTGCATAAATGGAAAAATTTTGAAACAATTATCGAGAATCATAAAATCATTGTTTATCCTAGAAATAAAACGGTACAAGAGGAAAGTTTATTACCACCACAAGTTAAAAGTGCTCAAATAGCAGTGTTACAAGATGTGCCTTTTATGGATATTTCGGCTAGTTTTATTCGGCAGTCGATAAAAAAAGGGAAAGATGTTCGTTATTTACTTCCTGAGCCCGTTTTAAAGTATATCGATGAAATGAATTTCTATAAAGGTTAAAGCCAAATGCTTGGTAGCGGAAATTAGAGGTAAAATCTACAAGAACATCAATTCTTTCTAATATTTCTTTATATTCGTATTCTATGTTTAAAAATCTAACTAAGTTTCAAAAGCGAATAATGCTATTTTTAACATTAGCATTTGTTGTGAGTTTTATACTAATTGGAGTGCTGCTTGCAGCCTTAAAAATTATGGAGTTTAGGTTGAATGGTATTGGAAATACTATGGAAGAAATGGCCGTTCAACATATTATTACCGATGTAGAAGTAAATGAAGATATTCCTTTGAATTCAGCCATATCTGTTACAGATGATTTGACAGTAAATATTGATATGTTTATCTCGACAGAGATTCCATTTACAGCCATGATACCTGTTTCAGAGGAAATGATGGTTCCAATTCGAATGGGGGTAAAAGATTATATCGCTTTAGATACTTTAATTTGGGTAAAAGATCAAATTACTATTTTGGTAGATGATACGATTCCATTGGATCAAAAAATGAAAATGACGATTTTTGGAAAAGATAAAGGACCGTCAGTTCCTATTAAATCTAAAATTCCACTCAACCAAAGTTTATTGGTCGATTTTGAAGAGCCTTTACCTGTAAAAAGTACAATTCCTATCGATATGTTGATTGTAGATACTTTGCCTATTGGTATAGAGATGAGTATTCCTGTTGATGTAATGGTTCCTGTTAGGATTCCTATTAAACAAACCGCTAAAATTAGTTTTAATGGGCCTATGCCTGTTGATGCGATGATTCCTATTTCAATGAAAATACCTGTAGATATTCCTTTGGAAGAAACTTCGTTAGCAAAGTATTTTAGGAAGTTAGCAGAAGGGTTGAAAGGGTTGACAAGTACAGATTTACAAGATGTAATGGAAGAGGAAGAGAGTGAGGGTTAATACCCATATTTTCCTTTCCAAACCCAGTTTAAGTATTTTTTTAAGTCTTGTTCTCTTTTGTTGGCACTAGGTGTATAGAGTTTTGTGTTGGCTATTGTGTCTGGTAAAAACTCTTGAGTATGAAGTGTGGATGTGTTTTCGTGAGAATACTGGTAGTTTTCCCCATATCCAATGTCTTTCATTAATTTTGTTGGTGCATTTCTTAAATGAAGTGGTACAGGCAAATCTCCAGTGCTTTTTACCAATTGTTGTGCATTGTTAATGGCCATGTAGGAGGCATTACTCTTTGGTGAGCTTGCCAAGTATATAATGCATTGCGAAAGAATAATACGGCTTTCAGGCCATCCTATTTTGCTAACGGCGTCAAAGCAAGTATTGGCCATTACTAGAGCTGTTGGGTTAGCATTTCCAATGTCTTCAGAAGCAAGTATTAATAAGCGTCTAGCAATAAATTTAGGCTCTTCGCCCCCCTCAATCATTCTTGCCATCCAGTATAGAGCAGCATTGGGGTCGCTACCTCTAATAGATTTGATCATGGCAGAAACAATGTCGTAATGCTGCTCGCCATTTTTATCATAATTGGTCAAACTTTGTTGTACATTCTCAAGTACAAATTGATTGGTGATTTTTCTATTGTGAACAGGAAGTGCGTTGATAGCAATCTCTAGACTATTGAGTAATTTTCTGGCATCTCCCCCAGAGATTCTCAGAAGAGCTTCAGTTTCGACAAGTTCAACCCGTTCTTTTTTTAGCAAAGAATCTTCAGTTAAAGCTTTGTTTAATAAGGCTTCAAGGTCTTCTTTTGAATGGTGTTCAAGAATGTAGGTTTGACACCTCGATAGAAGGGCAGATATTACTTCAAAAGAGGGGTTCTCAGTTGTTGCGCCAATCAACGTAATGATTCCTTTTTCAACTGCATTTAAAAGAGAATCCTGCTGTGATTTACTAAAGCGATGGATCTCATCAATGAACAAGACGGCACTTTGTCCACCAAACATCCCTTGGCTTTGCACTTTGTTAATGACCTCTCTGATATCTTTTACACCACTGTTGATGGCAGAAAGTGTATAAAAAGGTCGGTCTAAGGTTTCTGAAATGATTTGAGCTAAAGTTGTTTTCCCTACACCAGGAGGACCCCAGAATAACATCGATGGAAGGCTCCCACTTTCTATAGCGTTTCTTAAAGGCTTATTGTTTCCTACTAAGTGTTGTTGTCCAAAATAATCATCCAATGATTTCGGACGCATACGTTCTGCTAATGGTATGTGGTTAGATGAATGAATAGCTCAATGTTTTTTTTCAAAAATAGAGGTAATAAATTGAAAAAACTATAAAAAAAATAACGAGTTTTACTTGCCCTAGTATAACTACATATAAATTATTACATTTGCAGTCATTATGAGAACAGTTACAAAGATAGATCATCCGAAACTGGATGTAAGCATCTTTTTAAGAGAAAATAAGTACATTGTTAAGATCGTCCTCGATCAGTATGAGCAAGTTTATCGACTTAGTCAAGCTGATGTTATGGGGATGGATGATATGGAAAAACTAGTTTCTAAGGAGTTTTTAGATAAAGTATACATGCGATTTGTAGAAATGAGTAAAGATTTTGCAGAGGCGTTCAGAAATATAAACCTTGGGTAATTTAATATGAATACAAAGACACTAACGATAACAAATGTCGTTTTAATTATAGCTGTAATTATTTTGTTTGTAATGCAGTTAGCAGGAGGAAAAAATGTTCAAGAAAAAGAGCTTGAAGTAAAAAATCCATTAGCAACCGATAGCCTTGAGGTTAAAGAAGATGTTGAGGTTGTGAAAAAGTTTAATGTAGCATTTGTAAACAGTGATACTGTTACGACTTATTATGAGTTTTCTAGGGAAATGACTGCGAAATTGCAAGAGAAACAAACCTCAGCAGAGCGTAAGTTGAAAGGGTTGTATTCCAAATATGAGAAGCAAAGAAAATCATTTGAAGAGCAAGCTCCAATTATGGGACAACAAGAGTTACAACGAAAAGCTCAGGAGATAGGTTTGTTGGAGCAGAGTATTCTACAAAAAGAGCAAGAGTTATCAGCGTCTTTGGCAAAGAAAGAAGCAGAGGTGATGTCTGATTATGTTTATGAAACCGATCGTTTTATGCAAGTTATCGGAAAAGAATTGGGCTATGACTATGTCCTAAGTTACAGAGTTGGCGGTCCTATGCTATATGCTAATCCAGAGTTAGATATTACTGATAAGGTAATAGAGCTGCTGAATCAAGAATACAAAAAAAGTAAAGCAACTGAGCAACCATCTGTAGAAAAATAGATTATACTAGGATAATGGAGTTTACAGCAGAACAAATAGCAGGATTATTAGGGGGAGAAGTAGAGGGAGATCAAAATGCCAAAGTTAATGGAATGGCTAAAATAGAAGAAGGTAAGGCAGGAACCATTACTTTCTTAGCAAATCCCAAATACGAAGATTTTATCTATACTACTAAAGCAACAATAGCTTTAGTGAATAAAAGTTTTGAACCCGTAAAAACATTGCCTCAAGGGTTGACTTTGATAAGAGTCGAAGATGCTTATCAAGCTTTATCTACATTGTTGGGATATTATGATCAAATGAATCAACAGAAGTCAGGTGTTGAACAACCATCATATATTAGCGAAACGGTAACAATGGGAGAGGGATGTTATGTTGGAGCATTTGCTTATATTGGAGAGAATGTAGTATTAGGTAATCATGTAAAAGTATACCCTCATGCTTATATTGGAGATGGAACAACAATAGGAGATGACTCGGTTATTTATTCTGGAGCAAAAGTATACCATAACTGTGTGATTGGTAAAGCTTGTACTTTACATTCAGGGGTGATATTAGGCTCTGATGGATTTGGGTTTGCTCCAAGTGCTGCTAATAATTACCAAAAAGTACCCCAGATAGGAAATGTTATACTCGAAGACTATGTAGAAATAGGTTCTAATTCTACCATAGATAGAGCAACAATGGGAAGCACTATTATCAAAAAAGGAGTAAAATTAGATAACTTGATACAAGTCGCTCATAATGTAGAGATTGGAGAAAATACAGTGATTGCGGCACAAACTGGAATAGCAGGTTCAGCGAAGCTAGGGAAAAATATGATGATTGGAGGTCAGGTTGGAATAGTAGGGCATATTCAAATCGCAGATGAGGTTAAAATTGCCGCTCAATCAGGAATAGGACAAAGTATTGTTAAAAAAGGAGAGATTGTACAAGGTTCTCCAGCTTTTTCTATAGGTGATTATAAAAGGAGTTATGTCCTCTTTAGAGGATTGCCAAAGTTAAGAGCACAAATTATTGAGTTAGAAAACAAAATACAAGACGAAGAATAATACATTACCATATATGTACACTAAACAACACACACTTAAATCATCAATTACATATAGTAGCGTAGGATTGCATACTGGCGCAAAAGTAAATGTAGTAATTGAACCAGCTCCAATTAATCATGGATATAAGTTTCAAAGAGTTGACGTAGAGGGACAGCCTATTATTCCAGCAGATGCTGATTTGGTTGTTGATACACAAAGAGGAACTACCCTTGAAAAAAATGGGGTAAGAATCCATACTACAGAACATTTATTGGCCGCTTTATATGGAATGCAAGTCGATAATGCTTTAATCAAGATTGATGGTCCAGAAATGCCTATAATGGATGGAAGCTCTCAGGCTTTTGTTGATGGTATTGTTCAAGTTGGATTAGAAGAACAAGATGCCGATAGAGATTTCTTTGAGTTTAAAGAAAATCAACCATTTGAAGATTTGGAAAAAGGGGTTGAAATGTTGGCAATACCATACGATGACTTCCGCTTAACGGTTATGGTTGATTATAACTCGCCAGTCTTAGGAACTCAACACGCTTCAATGTATGAGATTTCTGAGTTTAAAGATAATATTGCTCCTTGTAGAACTTTTGTTTTCTTAAGAGAGTTGGAAACACTAGCGCGTGCAGGTTTAATTAAAGGAGGGGATATTGATAATGCAATCGTCCTTGTCGAAAGAGAAAATGTTCCACAATCAGAGTTAGATGAATTAGCTAAGTTACTTGGAAAAGAAGATTTGGATATTAAAATAAAAGGGAATACACTCAATAATATTGAACTTAAATTTTTGAATGAACCAGCTCGTCATAAGCTGTTAGATATTATGGGAGATTTGGCGTTAGTAGGAAAACCTATTAAAGGTCATATTTTAGCAGCAAGACCTGGGCATTCAGGAAATGTTTCGCTAGCTAAAATTATTAAAGGAATTATCAAAAAACAGGCAAAACAGCCAAGAGAATTTGATTTAGCTAAAACACCAATCTATAATATCAATGACATCGAAAAGATGTTGCCACATCGTTATCCGTTTTTATTAGTGGATAAGATTATGGAAATGGATGAAAATAGAATTGTAGGGGTTAAGAATATTACCATGAATGAACCTCAATTTACTGGGCATTTTCCTAACAATCCTGTAATGCCTGGTGTTCTTCAAATAGAGGCTATGGCACAAGTTGGGGGAATTTTTTCGTTGAGTAAGGTAGATGAGCCCGAAAAATATTCAACTTATTTTATGAAAATAGATAAGGTTAAGTTTAAGAAAAAAGTGATACCTGGAGATACTGTAGTTTTTGAATTGTTCTTACTTTCTCCAATAAGAAGAGGTTTGGTCGAAATGGGAGGTAAAGCCTATGTAAATGGAGAGGTTTGCATGGAAGCAGAAATGTTAGCGCAAGTAGTTAAAGATAAATAAGATTTAATTCTAAATACAATAAAGAACTATCAGTTGCTCCCTAAATGCTGGTAGTAAATAATAAAAATAAACACATGAATAAAGAAGCACTTAGATTTGTTCATCCTGATGCCAAAATAGGTGAAAATGTTACAATAGAGCCTTTTGCAACAATATATGGAGATGTAGAGATTGGTGATGGAACATGGATTGGTCCAAACGTAGTTATTATGGATGGAGCCAGAATCGGGAAGAATTGTAAAATTTATCCAGGTGCTGTTATTTCAGCTGTTTCACAAGATCTAAAGTATAAAGGGGAGTATACAACGACCCATATTGGTGATAATACAGTTATTAGAGAATGTGTTACGATTCATAAAGGGACAGCAGATCGTGAAAAAACAGTAGTAGGAGATAATTGTTTGTTAATGGCTTATGTTCATGTTGCGCACGATTGTATTGTTGGGAATAATGTAATCATCGCCAACAGTACACAGTTGGCAGGGCATATTGTTGTTGGAGATAATGTCGTGATTGAGGGGATGGTAGGTGTTCAACAATTTGTAAATATTGGAGATCATGCGTTCGTAGCAGGGAGTACTAATGTTAGAAAAAATATTCCTCCTTATGTCAAAGCAGCAAGAGAGCCTTTGTCATATATTGGGGTCAATTCAATAGGGCTAAGAAGAAGAGGGTTTACAGATGATCAGGTTAAGAATATCGAAGATACTTACCGAATTCTTTATGTTCAAAACAGTAATGTTTCTTCGGGGATCAAAATTGCTGATGCTGAGCTTCCTGATTCAGATGAAAAAAGTAAAATTATTGATTTTATTAAGTCTTCTACAAAGGGGATAATGAGAGGGATTTCTTAAGGTGTGTCTATGAGAAAAATCATTGCTTTGTGTTTGGGAGCGTCAATGCTTAGTTGTGGAATAACTAAAAAAGGTGTTGTAGAAACAGTTGGGTATAAAGAAGCAGATTTTTATGCAAAAACAATTTCTTCACAAGAACTTAAAGAGCATTTAACTGTTTTAGCTTCTGACGAGTATGAGGGAAGAGAAACGGCAATGCCAGGCCAAAAAAAAGCCGCGGAATACATTACCAATTATTTTAAAAGTATCGGGTTAGCCCCAGGTGCAATCGACTCGTACCAACAAAGTTTTCCAGTTGTTGTTAAGGATCCCTCAAAAGTGGAGATAACAGTAGGTGAGCATCAACTCAGTTTTTTAGAAGATTTCTTTTACATTGGGTCATTTGCAGATACCAATATGAAAGATTTGGAGTTGGTGTATTTAAACTATGGAGTTGTTGGAGAGAATTACTCTGATTATAAAGATATTGATGTTCAAGGGAAAGTTGTTGTCATAAAAGAAGGAGTACCAGAGGGCGTTCAGTTGAAAGGGGATTGGAATAACTGGAGAAAGAAAATTGCAGTCGCTGAAAGTCATGGAGCGGTAGCATTGTTTACAATTAAAAATGATTTTGAAGATCGAGTAGAGCGAATTAAATATTATGTTCAAAACCCTCGAATGGAATTACATAATAAAGGAAACCAAAAAAAGATAACTTCGATTCCAAATTTATTTATCTCACCTGCAGTAGCTCAAAATAAGTTTAAAATAGTAGAAGAGAACTATCCAATGTTATTGCCAGAGAAAGTATCGTTAAACTTAGCTATAGATCAAATTTTATCTTCCGAAAATGTGCTAGGGTTTATAGAGGGAACAGATCTAAAGGATGAGGTGGTAGTGGTCACAGCACATTATGATCATTTAGGGTATGATGCTGGTGAAGTTTGTAATGGAGCAGATGATGATGGCTCAGGAACCGTGGCTGTGTTAGCGTTGGCAAAGGCTTTTTCTGAAGCAAAAGCTAAGGGGCATAGCCCAAGGAGAAGTATTTTGTTTATGACCGTTTCTGGAGAAGAAAAAGGACTACTTGGTTCACAGTATTATACAGAAAATCCAGTTTATCCTCTTGAAAATACAGTGGTGAATTTGAATATCGATATGATTGGTAGAGTAGATGATCACCATACCAATAATAATTATGTGTATTTAATAGGTTCAGATAAAATTAGTTCAGATTTGCATGATATCAATGAAAAGATGAACAAAGATAGGGTTAAATTGGAACTCGATTATACCTATAATGACGAGGCGGATCCTAATCGTTTTTATTACCGTTCTGATCATTATAATTTTGCCAAAAACGATATTCCTGTGATCTTTTATTTTAGTGGTACCCATATTGATTACCATAAACCTACAGATGATGTAGATAAGATAGATTTTGAAAAGATAGAAAAAACTACTAAATTGGTGTTCTATACAGCCTGGGAGGTAGCTAATCGTAAGTCTTCTCTTAACCGAATAAATAAATAGAGCCAACATGAAACAAATTGTATTAATTATGCTTATTAATTTAATAGGTGTAGTAGTGTATTCTCAAGTGTCAAACAATGTAGAACCAAGAGGTTGGAGAGTCCTTAAAAGCGAAGGTATTCCTACCTATCAATTGCCTAGTATAGATCTGGAAGCGTTGAAAGCTGAAGATGTGGTGAATGATCAGTTGCCAATGCCATGGAGGTTTGGATATAAACATGAGGTTGATTACCGTTTAAGTGATGGAAGTTGGGAAGAGTTGGAAAATGGAGATCAGGTCTGGAGAGTTAAGTTTGAATCCAAAGGAGCGTTGTCCTTAAATGTTGAATTTGATAGGTTTTATATTCCTGAGGGAGCAGCCTTGTCAATTTATGATGAAGACTACCAACATGTTCTAGGTGAATATACAGCAAAACAAAATCAAGAAAGTCGCCGATTTGGAACGTGGTTGTTAGAGGCTGATAATATGATTATAGAATATTACCAGCCCCATACGGTAAGTGAGGAAGTTGAGCTTCATATAGGAGCAATCACCCATGGTTACCGAAATGCAGCAAGTTTTAAAGCTCAGAAAAATTTAAACAGTTCAGGAAACTGTAACTTAGATGTCGATTGTTCTATTGGAAACGATTGGGCTGCACATAAAGATTTAAACAAAAAATCAGTAGGATTGTTGCTTTCTGGTGGATCTAGTTTTTGCTCAGGAGCACTAGTCAATAATACAGCAAATGATGGAAAACCATACTTTTTAACAGCAAATCACTGTTACAGTGACCCTTCTTTATGGTCATTTAGGTTTGAGTGGATTAGTCCAAATCCTGTGTGTGCTACAACAACACAAAGTTCAAATGGGCCTACAACAAAAACAATTTCAGGAGCAACATTAAGGGCAAAAAGTGCAAATACCGACTTTTGTTTAGTTGAAATTAATTCTCCAATTCCAACAAGCTGGGATTTAACATGGGCAGGATGGGATAAAACAGATAATTTTCCGACTTATGTTGTTGGGATACACCATCCAGCTGGA encodes:
- the lpxD gene encoding UDP-3-O-(3-hydroxymyristoyl)glucosamine N-acyltransferase, with amino-acid sequence MEFTAEQIAGLLGGEVEGDQNAKVNGMAKIEEGKAGTITFLANPKYEDFIYTTKATIALVNKSFEPVKTLPQGLTLIRVEDAYQALSTLLGYYDQMNQQKSGVEQPSYISETVTMGEGCYVGAFAYIGENVVLGNHVKVYPHAYIGDGTTIGDDSVIYSGAKVYHNCVIGKACTLHSGVILGSDGFGFAPSAANNYQKVPQIGNVILEDYVEIGSNSTIDRATMGSTIIKKGVKLDNLIQVAHNVEIGENTVIAAQTGIAGSAKLGKNMMIGGQVGIVGHIQIADEVKIAAQSGIGQSIVKKGEIVQGSPAFSIGDYKRSYVLFRGLPKLRAQIIELENKIQDEE
- a CDS encoding M28 family peptidase; this translates as MRKIIALCLGASMLSCGITKKGVVETVGYKEADFYAKTISSQELKEHLTVLASDEYEGRETAMPGQKKAAEYITNYFKSIGLAPGAIDSYQQSFPVVVKDPSKVEITVGEHQLSFLEDFFYIGSFADTNMKDLELVYLNYGVVGENYSDYKDIDVQGKVVVIKEGVPEGVQLKGDWNNWRKKIAVAESHGAVALFTIKNDFEDRVERIKYYVQNPRMELHNKGNQKKITSIPNLFISPAVAQNKFKIVEENYPMLLPEKVSLNLAIDQILSSENVLGFIEGTDLKDEVVVVTAHYDHLGYDAGEVCNGADDDGSGTVAVLALAKAFSEAKAKGHSPRRSILFMTVSGEEKGLLGSQYYTENPVYPLENTVVNLNIDMIGRVDDHHTNNNYVYLIGSDKISSDLHDINEKMNKDRVKLELDYTYNDEADPNRFYYRSDHYNFAKNDIPVIFYFSGTHIDYHKPTDDVDKIDFEKIEKTTKLVFYTAWEVANRKSSLNRINK
- the nadD gene encoding nicotinate (nicotinamide) nucleotide adenylyltransferase, which gives rise to MFSKRIGLYFGTFNPIHVGHLIIANHIVNNTPLDEVWFVVSPHNPHKKKASLLADYHRLNLVKEAIDDNENFRASDIEFKLPQPSYTATTLAYLHEKYPNKEFTLIMGGDNLRSLHKWKNFETIIENHKIIVYPRNKTVQEESLLPPQVKSAQIAVLQDVPFMDISASFIRQSIKKGKDVRYLLPEPVLKYIDEMNFYKG
- a CDS encoding OmpH family outer membrane protein; this translates as MNTKTLTITNVVLIIAVIILFVMQLAGGKNVQEKELEVKNPLATDSLEVKEDVEVVKKFNVAFVNSDTVTTYYEFSREMTAKLQEKQTSAERKLKGLYSKYEKQRKSFEEQAPIMGQQELQRKAQEIGLLEQSILQKEQELSASLAKKEAEVMSDYVYETDRFMQVIGKELGYDYVLSYRVGGPMLYANPELDITDKVIELLNQEYKKSKATEQPSVEK
- the lpxA gene encoding acyl-ACP--UDP-N-acetylglucosamine O-acyltransferase gives rise to the protein MNKEALRFVHPDAKIGENVTIEPFATIYGDVEIGDGTWIGPNVVIMDGARIGKNCKIYPGAVISAVSQDLKYKGEYTTTHIGDNTVIRECVTIHKGTADREKTVVGDNCLLMAYVHVAHDCIVGNNVIIANSTQLAGHIVVGDNVVIEGMVGVQQFVNIGDHAFVAGSTNVRKNIPPYVKAAREPLSYIGVNSIGLRRRGFTDDQVKNIEDTYRILYVQNSNVSSGIKIADAELPDSDEKSKIIDFIKSSTKGIMRGIS
- a CDS encoding replication-associated recombination protein A; this encodes MRPKSLDDYFGQQHLVGNNKPLRNAIESGSLPSMLFWGPPGVGKTTLAQIISETLDRPFYTLSAINSGVKDIREVINKVQSQGMFGGQSAVLFIDEIHRFSKSQQDSLLNAVEKGIITLIGATTENPSFEVISALLSRCQTYILEHHSKEDLEALLNKALTEDSLLKKERVELVETEALLRISGGDARKLLNSLEIAINALPVHNRKITNQFVLENVQQSLTNYDKNGEQHYDIVSAMIKSIRGSDPNAALYWMARMIEGGEEPKFIARRLLILASEDIGNANPTALVMANTCFDAVSKIGWPESRIILSQCIIYLASSPKSNASYMAINNAQQLVKSTGDLPVPLHLRNAPTKLMKDIGYGENYQYSHENTSTLHTQEFLPDTIANTKLYTPSANKREQDLKKYLNWVWKGKYGY
- the gmk gene encoding guanylate kinase — translated: MESLNHKAVIFSAPSGAGKTTIVHHLLKTFEALEFSISACSRPRRHNERKGKDYHFLSIEDFKAKIANDEFVEWEEVYKDNFYGTLKSEVERIWSEGKTVIFDVDVVGGLNLKKYFGDNALAIFVKPPSIAHLEKRLRTRETETEASIARRIGKAEQELKTAHSFDYVLLNDNLEVAFAEAEKVLTSFLEK
- a CDS encoding bifunctional UDP-3-O-[3-hydroxymyristoyl] N-acetylglucosamine deacetylase/3-hydroxyacyl-ACP dehydratase; translation: MYTKQHTLKSSITYSSVGLHTGAKVNVVIEPAPINHGYKFQRVDVEGQPIIPADADLVVDTQRGTTLEKNGVRIHTTEHLLAALYGMQVDNALIKIDGPEMPIMDGSSQAFVDGIVQVGLEEQDADRDFFEFKENQPFEDLEKGVEMLAIPYDDFRLTVMVDYNSPVLGTQHASMYEISEFKDNIAPCRTFVFLRELETLARAGLIKGGDIDNAIVLVERENVPQSELDELAKLLGKEDLDIKIKGNTLNNIELKFLNEPARHKLLDIMGDLALVGKPIKGHILAARPGHSGNVSLAKIIKGIIKKQAKQPREFDLAKTPIYNINDIEKMLPHRYPFLLVDKIMEMDENRIVGVKNITMNEPQFTGHFPNNPVMPGVLQIEAMAQVGGIFSLSKVDEPEKYSTYFMKIDKVKFKKKVIPGDTVVFELFLLSPIRRGLVEMGGKAYVNGEVCMEAEMLAQVVKDK